A genomic segment from Bubalus bubalis isolate 160015118507 breed Murrah chromosome 5, NDDB_SH_1, whole genome shotgun sequence encodes:
- the LOC102415415 gene encoding pregnancy-associated glycoprotein 1-like, whose amino-acid sequence MGLIWRCQLFYVGNITIGTPPQEFQVIFDKASSDLWVPSVFCTSPACSTHVRFRQLQSSTFWPTHKTFSIAYGSGRMKGVAVHDTVRIGNLVSTDQPFGLSVEEYGFEGRAYDGILGLNYPSVSFSGAIPIFDKLKNQGAISEPDFCLLLEQHLHEKKVIVCSGSCKALVVTGTSPIFGPRRLVNNIQKLIGATPLDSEHYVSCFVVNTLPSIVFTINGINYPVPAQAYILKDSRGHCYTTFKENTVRTSRETWMLGDIFLRLYFSVLDRGNDRIGLAQAV is encoded by the exons ATGGGGCTCATCTGGAGGTGCCAG CTGTTCTACGTGGGTAACATCACCATTGGAACACCCCCTCAGGAATTCCAGGTTATCTTTGACAAAGCCTCATCTGACTTGTGGGTGCCCTCTGTCTTTTGCACCAGTCCAGCCTGTT CTACACACGTCAGGTTCAGACAACTTCAGTCTTCCACCTTCTGGCCTACCCATAAGACCTTCAGCATCGCCTATGGATCTGGGAGAATGAAAGGAGTTGCTGTTCATGACACAGTTCGG ATTGGGAACCTTGTAAGTACTGACCAGCCATTTGGTCTAAGCGTGGAGGAATACGGGTTTGAAGGCAGAGCTTATGATGGCATCTTGGGCTTGAACTACCCCAGCGTATCCTTCTCTGGAGCCATCCCCATCTTTGACAAGCTGAAGAATCAAGGTGCCATTTCTGAGCCTGATTTTTGCCTTCTACTTGAGCAA catctccaTGAAAAGAAAGTTATTGTTTGTTCTGGCAGCTGCAAGGCCCTTGTGGTTACTGGGACATCACCGATCTTTGGCCCAAGAAGACTGGTCAATAACATCCAGAAGCTCATCGGTGCCACGCCTCTGGATTCCGAA CACTATGTTTCATGTTTTGTGGTCAATACCCTGCCCTCTATTGTCTTCACCATCAATGGTATCAATTACCCAGTCCCAGCTCAAGCCTACATCCTCAAG GATTCTAGAGGCCACTGCTATACTACCTTTAAAGAGAACACAGTGAGGACATCTAGagagacctggatgctgggtGACATCTTCCTGAGGCTGTATTTCTCAGTCTTGGATCGAGGAAATGACAGGATTGGCCTGGCACAGGCAGTATAA